From the Lolium rigidum isolate FL_2022 chromosome 2, APGP_CSIRO_Lrig_0.1, whole genome shotgun sequence genome, one window contains:
- the LOC124687796 gene encoding histone H2A.Z-specific chaperone CHZ1-like, whose protein sequence is MSFRGRGGRGGGRGGRGGRGGYGSSNFNFNGKHEPHENFPEIPLPDTKFAATAEEKALILSTLKLEEFIRNSCYHLEPDVPKKKNDDKEIERFSDRKRKTRNKRESLKSYLKLTPGNFPEELWKDSTRAQPVSKKLRWDKDADDKTFEVFEKLEAQHKAGENKPEKDGEDEDDEEEEEEVEEEESSDDDYNQNIEFDDDDDDWNQEEEAQEDYYE, encoded by the exons ATGTCGTTCCGAGGCcgcggagggagaggaggaggcagaGGCGGGAGAGGCGGCCGCGGAGGCTACGGGTCCTCCAATTTCAACTTCAATGGGAAGCACGAGCCCCACGAGAACTTCCCG GAGATCCCTCTGCCCGACACGAAGTTCGCGGCCACAGCCGAGGAGAAGGCTCTGATACTGTCCACCCTGAAGCTCGAGGAGTTCATCAGGAATTCTTGCTACCATCTAGAGCCGGATGTCCCCAAGAAAA AAAATGACGACAAAGAGATTGAGAGATTTTCTGATAGGAAGcgcaaaacaagaaacaaacgtgAATCTCTTAAATCATACCTCAAACTAACTCCTGGAAATTTCCCTGAGGAACTGTGGAAAG ATTCTACACGAGCGCAACCAGTCAGTAAAAAgcttcggtgggataaagacgcag ATGACAAGACATTTGAAGTATTTGAGAAGCTTGAAGCACAGCACAAG GCTGGAGAGAACAAGCCCGAAAAGGATGGTGAagacgaggatgacgaggaggaggaggaggaagtagaAGAGGAAGAAAGTTCAGATGACGATTATAATCAG AATATTGAgtttgatgatgatgacgatgactggAACCAGGAAGAGGAAGCAC AAGAAGACTACTATGAATAA